The stretch of DNA TCCCATCCTTAACAAAGGCCCCGTTAGCATCGGTCTGTAAGTATTCATAGAGCTGGTTGAACTTGCCCAAACCTCTCTCATACATATCTTTATAGGTGGTGATGCCCGTCTTAGAGCCGTAGGTGCCATCCATCAGACTAAGGTCATTACTACCCGTAACGACACCATTCCATGCTTGTCCAGTCTTCTCGAAGTTGCCGATGTTCTTATAGCTGATGCGGAAGTTATCGCCCAACCAAGTCAGACCACCATAGTAAGAACCCGAACGCCCACTTGTTCCGTTGACATATCCGTCTGTTGCGGTCTCATGATAAGCTCCATCGAAGACAAGATGATTGAACAACAAACCTGTAGAGAACTTCACACCTGCGTTATACGTATTGTATGAGCCGTATGAACCACTCACCTCCACGCTTGGTTGTCGGCTTGGAGCACTTGTTGCCAATGACACCGAACCACCGAAAGCACCATCACCATTGGTCGATGTTCCGATACCACGCTGTATCTGTACACTATTCATCAGCGATGCGTATGAGTTCATGTTTGCCCAGAAAACGGTCTGATCTTCTGGTGAATTGAGCGATACTCCATCTAACGTAATATTGATTCTACTACCAGCAGCACCACGAATGCGCATCGCTGCCGTACCCGTTCCAAGTCCATTCTCGCCCCAAGCTAATACGCCCGGAGTCTGAGTGAGGAGGAATGGCATTTCACGTCCACTCTTAGAGAAGGCTTCAAGTTCCTTCTTTTTAATATTAGATACTGCGTATGGTGCACTCTTTGGTACACGAACACCTGCCACAACGACCTCGTCAAGCTGTTGTTGTTTCAGCGTGTCCGTCACTGTTTGCGCCTTTATAGCTGCCACGCACGTCAGTGCAGCAGTAAATAGGATAATTCTTTTCATATCCCAGGTTGATGATTTAAGAAAAAAGTATAAAGGGGGATCTTCCTACGACGGCATTATCCGTATCAGGTCAATGGGTATAATCTCAGCAAGCCCAAACAGGCAAGCACCCCTTAGTTTCCATTTTGAAAACCATTGCAAAAGTAATACTTTCTTATCAAATCGCCAAATGTAATCTGTACAAATATCGGATGCGTGTGTTTATATTCCTTTCTTCCTATATAAGGAGTGATAACTATTCTCTAACAAGAGAAACTATTACATTTCTGGCTTATGTGACAAAAGTGTGCTTATTTTAGCGTCGTTTTCTCTTATGTGACAAAAATGTGCTTAAAATCTCCCATTCCCCTTTTATTTCTTAGGAGAATGGGACTTTATAAAGTCTTGGATGAAGATCTTTCTTCTTTCCATACTGATCCCCTTGTGTAGGTTCAATTTTGTCTTTAAATCTGCATTGAGTGATTCAATGGCATTGTTTGTATTTGGCATCTTCAATTCAGGGTAATCATAGTATGTCCACAATGACGACATATTCCTTTTAAGGCTCAAAAAAGCACTACGTAGAGCTTTATGAGTATAATGTGATTTTCCATCTTCTGTTGTTGTCCGTTCCTTAAGAAAATCCTCCCACTTGGTGTACCATTCCTTTAAAGCCCCAATAAAGGACTCCTTGTCCGTATGACATAACATCTTGGATAATTCAAGCAGTTCTTTTGAAGCCTCAAGCTTGGGTCTTGAAGTTAGTTTTGTCTTTATAGTCATTACTTGATGGAACTGGCATAATTGGAATTTATAATTGGGAAAAGCTTGCCTAAGTCCCTTAAAACCATCGCATACAAGCCCTTGAATGGTATACCCAAGTGACTCCAAGTAGCTTATGCCCTCCTTATAGTCTTCAAGACGTTCATGCCTATTGATAAACTTAAACCAAAGTACATCACCAGACAATGAATCCTTCATGATAACGACACCAAAATTACGTCCCCAATAGGTGGCATCCATTAAAACCACTACAGGGCGAACAAGAAGGTTGGGAAGTTCTTCTTTATAAGATTTGGTGAGTTTTCTATAAATTGTCCTGGTTGAAACTCCGTACTCCTCTGATAGATCTTTGACTGTTAGATTACCCTTGGAATAACGATTATTGACAATGGTATTGGTAAGGCGATTATGTCCAACAAAGCTCCTCTTACAGCACTTACAATACCAGCGTTGACTACCATTAAGATGACCACGTTTTATAGTCGATTTTGAGCCACAATAAAAGCAGATTTTTTGCCATAAAAATATAAATAAAACAAAGATAATGATTATTAGATAGTTACAAGGATTTTAAGCACATTTTTGTCATATAGGCCACATTTCTCACAATATAAGTTTTGTTTTGATTTGCTGTCACTTTTAACATTTCATCCTTTCCCTCTGTAATCTAATGAGTTATCTTGTGCCTTTAAGTGATAGCAGTGACAGCAAAATTGAAATATGCAAAAAGGAAAGAAGATGCGAAGTAATTAAAACCATAGCTTATAGTAGTTCATAGCTGTTTTAGTTTACGAGTTCACAAGTTTACGAGTTTACGAGTTCACAAGTTTACAAGTTATTTGTTGTGATAATGATTCGTGGTATTCGCGTAATTCGTAGTTTGTTTTATTATTCTGTCTTTATTTGTCTTTATGTCATTCTGTCTTTATTTGTCTTTTTGTCATTCTGTCTCTTTCTGTCATTCTGTCTCTTTTTATCCTTCTGTCTTGTAAAGATAATTCTAATATCGAAAATCAGAAAGGCGTAAATAAGCTTTCAATTAACGCCCTTTTGGCTTGCAAAAGATGCCCTTTAAGCCCCTTACTAACGCCCTTTAGGAGTCCAATTAAGCACCTTTTCTGTATCGACTGACTATGCCTAAATTTACTTCACACTTTTCTGGTTATTGTTACTAAATTGGTTTACACATTTTTTACTTGCTTCCTGAACAGCTTTACACCCCCATGGAAACTTTACTGATTCGCTTTACATAGTCATAAATCTTGACAATGAAGTCTGAACGTGTGTAGCACATGTTCAAAGTTAGTATTTTTCCTTCAACTTACAAAATTTAATACCATGAAACGCACAGAAACCCTTATGCTACATTGCAGTGCTTTTCTCTCATTTGTCTTGGCGTAAGCATGCCGTTGCTCATATGGGGTCTCTTATTGTTGTAGAAGTCTATGATACCAGCAATAGTGCATCGTGCATCATCGAGGTTCTTCGGTCGTTTCATGTGGTAGAGCCACTCTTGCTTTATTATTCCGTTCACTCTTTCGGCGATTGCATTATCTGTAGGGTTGTAGTCTTCAGTCATGCTTATGCCCGAGTGTATACTCTCCAGCCTTGCCACGTAGGCGTTGCTGCAGTATTGAACCCCACGATCAGAGTGGTGCGTCATCAGCGAGAGATTCATACCCTGTGAATGTTCTATTGCCATGTCTAGGGCAGCAAGCGTATTGACAGCCTGCAGACTGTCAGAAAGCTTCCATCCGATTATCTCATGAGTGAATGCATCGGTTATGAGGTGAAGATAGACCACACCATCCTCAGTATCTATATATGTGATGTCTGCTACCCAGAGTTGTGCAGGACGTGTAAGAACCATTCCTTTTGCCGTGTTCTTATACTTGAAATAGTTGTGATTGGAGTTCGTGGTGTGGCGACATCTGGATGGCTTCAGCATAAGGTGATGCTTGTGCATTAGCTGGTAGAACCTGTCGCGCCCAAGCATTAAGCCAGGATAGATATCCATAAGCATGTGCAAAAGTTTCTTTGCACCTATTCGAGGAGCATCTGCACGAACATCCATTACTGCACGTACGACAATTTTCTCAGTAAGTTTACGATGCTCCCTCTTCTCTTTACTCACAGAGTAATAGCCTTCACGAGTCTTGCCAAACAGTCCACTCAGCAGCCCAATTGATAAACAAGGGTTGCTGACTCGAAGGCTGTCTACTGCTTGGCGCCAGCTTTTTTTAGCAAATCCTCACCATATTCCTTACTGCTTATCTCTATGACTTTCATCAAACCTTGATTGCGAAGTTCAGAATACTCCAAAGCTTTCTTCAAATTCGATACTTGTTCTTCAAGCTCTTCCTCACGAGTTAGAGGGACTTTCTCCATAGCTTTCTTACTACGCATAGCTTTTACTTTAGTAATAATATCATGCGACAAAGATAGCTTTTTTTCATCTAAATCATACTTTTTTTGCCATTGATAAAAGCTGGCACTATTAATGCCGTACTTACGACAGATGAAATTAATTGACACTTCTGATGAGTAATACTCACGAAGTAAAGTGAGAATAAAGTCCTCACTGAATGTTCTGTGTTTAGAATGTTTACTTCCCATTTTGAATTTTAAATGTTAAAATGATGTGAAGTAAATCTGCTATAAGACAGACTTTGTAACTAATTGATTCCCTGTTTGTTAAAGGCTTGCTTCTTATACGTGTTTTCTTTGTTTTAGAGGTTTTGCTTTGAAAAAGTATGGTTGTTTTTCAAAAAATGCATTTGAGATGTGAGGGGCTTCTTCTAAGGTTTTGGATAAAACAAATATGTGACAGTTTAAGGTCTGCTTTTGTTTATGGAATTTTACTTCTTCTGTAAAGCTATATCGTACATTTACTAG from Prevotella scopos JCM 17725 encodes:
- a CDS encoding IS3 family transposase; the protein is MSKEKREHRKLTEKIVVRAVMDVRADAPRIGAKKLLHMLMDIYPGLMLGRDRFYQLMHKHHLMLKPSRCRHTTNSNHNYFKYKNTAKGMVLTRPAQLWVADITYIDTEDGVVYLHLITDAFTHEIIGWKLSDSLQAVNTLAALDMAIEHSQGMNLSLMTHHSDRGVQYCSNAYVARLESIHSGISMTEDYNPTDNAIAERVNGIIKQEWLYHMKRPKNLDDARCTIAGIIDFYNNKRPHMSNGMLTPRQMREKHCNVA
- a CDS encoding IS256 family transposase, variant Zn-binding type, producing MIIIFVLFIFLWQKICFYCGSKSTIKRGHLNGSQRWYCKCCKRSFVGHNRLTNTIVNNRYSKGNLTVKDLSEEYGVSTRTIYRKLTKSYKEELPNLLVRPVVVLMDATYWGRNFGVVIMKDSLSGDVLWFKFINRHERLEDYKEGISYLESLGYTIQGLVCDGFKGLRQAFPNYKFQLCQFHQVMTIKTKLTSRPKLEASKELLELSKMLCHTDKESFIGALKEWYTKWEDFLKERTTTEDGKSHYTHKALRSAFLSLKRNMSSLWTYYDYPELKMPNTNNAIESLNADLKTKLNLHKGISMERRKIFIQDFIKSHSPKK
- a CDS encoding transposase; translated protein: MGSKHSKHRTFSEDFILTLLREYYSSEVSINFICRKYGINSASFYQWQKKYDLDEKKLSLSHDIITKVKAMRSKKAMEKVPLTREEELEEQVSNLKKALEYSELRNQGLMKVIEISSKEYGEDLLKKAGAKQ